The following are encoded in a window of Primulina eburnea isolate SZY01 chromosome 4, ASM2296580v1, whole genome shotgun sequence genomic DNA:
- the LOC140830684 gene encoding probable serine/threonine-protein kinase WNK9, with amino-acid sequence MNGVTDLDLEESEFVEVDPTGRYGKYNEILGKGASKIVYRAFDEYEGIEVAWNQVKLYDFLQSPEDLERLYCEIHLLKTLKHSNIMKFYSSWVDTVNRNINFVTEMFTSGTLRQYRLKHKRVNTRAIKHWCRQILQGLLYLHSHDPPVIHRDLKCDNIFVNGNQGEVKIGDLGLAAILRKSHAARCVGTPEFMAPEVYNEEYNELVDIYSFGMCILEMVTFEYPYSECTHPAQIYKKVISGKKPDALYKVKDFEVRRFVEKCLATVSDRLSAWELLNDPFLQIDDNFYDFRMLNYQRDYDEIGSILKQPLLSARHSTTSSLANGYSNYLYYDHENDLDCHSIEYEADEIALFTNHEDDHLDNVDIKIKGRRSEDGTIFLKLRIADNEGRVRNIYFPFDIETDTALSVAAEMVSELDITDQDVTKIADMIDAQIILLVPDWKTGAGFEENFHKSISNYCQNCASEGAQAGYLSSHKPGKNLQAPQCSKHGDGAIHGRFEEITYQVEGPEQCVTDGAPMCSSQSDGEHNLCTSHLSDEFGDEHETSEQNNKDESNVRINKEKASNGNEIKQESRWLKSKYEMQLRELGDEKIGVVVEHPSMDSHSEECKNNTQDEEREFRLESFASMKHATTFSSTISGRKHDYESAYSLCSPVHMVTAKSFYSHRASSLPVDAQISKT; translated from the exons ATGAATGGTGTTACTGATCTTGATTTAGAAGAGTCTGAGTTTGTTGAAGTTGATCCCACTGGAAGATATGGAAAG TACAATGAGATTCTTGGAAAGGGGGCTTCAAAAATAGT TTACAGAGCTTTTGACGAGTATGAAGGGATTGAAGTAGCTTGGAATCAGGTGAAGCTCTACGATTTTCTACAGAGCCCTGAAGATCTTGAGAGGTTGTATTGTGAAATCCATTTACTCAAGACTTTGAAACATAGCAATATTATGAAATTCTACTCATCTTGGGTTGATACCGTCAATAGAAACATCAATTTTGTGACGGAAATGTTCACCTCTGGTACCCTCAGACA ATACAGGCTAAAGCATAAAAGGGTGAATACTAGAGCTATCAAGCACTGGTGTAGGCAGATTTTACAAGGGCTTCTTTATCTCCACAGTCATGATCCTCCCGTGATTCATAGAGATCTGAAATGCGATAACATTTTTGTCAATGGGAATCAAGGTGAAGTCAAGATTGGTGATCTCGGATTAGCTGCAATCCTTCGGAAATCGCATGCTGCTCGGTGTGTGG GAACACCGGAGTTCATGGCTCCTGAGGTATACAACGAGGAATATAATGAATTAGTGGATATATATTCGTTTGGAATGTGCATTTTGGAAATGGTGACCTTTGAGTATCCATATAGTGAATGCACTCACCCTGCTCAAATCTATAAGAAAGTGATCTCT GGGAAGAAACCAGATGCCCTTTACAAAGTTAAGGATTTTGAGGTACGGCGATTTGTTGAAAAGTGTTTAGCGACTGTGTCTGACCGGTTATCTGCTTGGGAACTTCTCAACGACCCTTTTCTCCAAATCGATgataatttttatgattttaggATGTTGAATTATCAGAGAGATTATGACGAAATAGGCTCGATTTTAAAGCAACCCCTCTTGAGTGCTCGTCATAGCACGACCAGTTCTTTAGCCAATGGTTACTCAAACTATCTTtattatgatcatgaaaatgaCTTGGATTGCCACTCGATTGAGTATGAAGCGGATGAGATAGCTTTATTCACAAATCATGAAGATGATCACTTGGATAACGTGGACATTAAAATCAAGGGGAGAAGGAGTGAAGACGGGACTATCTTTTTGAAACTCAGAATTGCTGATAACGAAG GTCGTGTTCGGAATATATACTTCCCTTTTGACATTGAAACTGATACAGCTTTGAGTGTTGCTGCCGAAATGGTTTCTGAGTTGGATATCACAGATCAAGATGTAACCAAGATTGCAGATATGATTGATGCCCAAATAATTTTGTTGGTACCGGATTGGAAAACAGGTGCTGGATTTGaagaaaattttcataaaagtaTTAGTAACTACTGTCAGAATTGTGCATCAGAAGGTGCTCAAGCTGGCTATTTATCGTCCCACAAACCAGGAAAGAATCTGCAAGCTCCTCAATGTTCTAAGCACGGAGATGGAGCGATACATGGTCGTTTTGAAGAGATTACATACCAAGTTGAAGGTCCGGAACAATGTGTTACAGATGGTGCTCCAATGTGTTCAAGCCAGTCGGACGGCGAGCATAATCTCTGCACATCCCATCTGTCTGATGAATTTGGAGATGAACATGAAACGTCAGAGCAAAATAACAAGGATGAATCGAATGTAAGAATCAACAAAGAGAAGGCGTCTAATGGGAATGAGATTAAGCAGGAGTCAAGGTGGCTTAAGTCCAAGTATGAGATGCAGTTGAGGGAGCTTGGAGATGAGAAAATCGGGGTTGTGGTCGAGCATCCGAGTATGGATTCTCACTCAGAAGAATGCAAGAACAATACACAGGATGAGGAACGCGAATTTAGGCTTGAATCTTTTGCCTCAATGAAGCATGCTACAACATTTTCATCAACAATTTCTGGAAGGAAACATGATTATGAGTCTGCCTACAGTTTATGTAGTCCGGTGCACATGGTCACAGCTAAGAGTTTTTATTCCCACAGGGCCAGTTCTCTACCAGTGGATGCACAGATTTCTAAAACTTGA